The following nucleotide sequence is from Chloracidobacterium validum.
CGAGGCACACAATGCCGGCGTCGAGGCCGTCATCCACGCGACCGATGCCATCGCCGACGCCTTGGCTGAGGGCGGCGATGATGCCCGCATCCAGTTCGTTCAAAATTGCGGCCGGGTCGGTGATGCCCCGCTCGATCACGATTTGGTTGAGAAGATCGTTACTGATCAAGGACATGAACGCTCCGGGCACGCCATGTCCGGTGCAGTCCCCAACGACGATGATGATGCCGTCTTCAACTGGCTGAACCCAGTAGAAATCACCACTGACGATGTCACGCGGCTCATAGAGGACGAAGCTCTCTGGAACATAGCGCCGCAGGTCTGCCGGCGTCGGCAATACGGCTTTCTGGATGCGCTCGGCGTAGCGAATGCTGTCGAGAATCTCATCGCGCTGGCGAGTGATTTCCGATGTCCGTTCGCTGACCAGTCGTTCGAGCGCGCGATTTCGCTGGACCAGGATGCGCTCTCGAAACCGGACGCCGGCAACGGCCAGTCCGCCGAGCACGACCGTCGCCAGCGTGTAGGCCCACCACGTCCGGTACCAGGGCGGCAGAATGCGTATCCTGACTGGCACCGCTGCCTGTAAGCGTCCGTACAGGTCCTGGGCTTCGACCTGGAGCGTATAGATGCCTTCACGCAAGTTTGTGTATTCCTTGACGGTCTCTGTGCTCCACGCTGACCATTGGCGGTCACTGCCGTCAAGTCGGAAGCGAAACAGATGCTGGCGTTCTCGCGGAAAGGCAGTTAGGGCGACCTCACAGCGGAGTCGGTTGCTTTCATAGGGAATCACCAGTGGACCAGACGGTACATCACCATAGCCAGCAAAGAGCGCTTGCCCGTTACCGGCTTCGAGGCGTCGGAGTAGAGTGTGCCCCTGGTTCCCGAAAGGCTGCGCAGCGGTCGGTTCATAGCGAAAAAGTCCCTTGTCGCCACCGAGCCAGACAACCCCATCGGCTTCGCAGCGTATGGCGCGTAACAAGCCGGCCGGTGGAAGGCGCAACACCTGCGCATCCACCTGCGGCTTGCCATCCTGGCCCGGGCGGAGCCGTCCCCGTTCAGCGAAGTCTTTGGCGTACCACAGGTCGCCAGCGGCATCGGCTCCAATCCGAAAGACCGGTACTTCGCCAAGCGCCGAGAAGTCGCTGGCCAGCGCTAGTGAGCGTCGCTGTGGGTCAAAGACATACACACCCCGCTGAGTCGCCAAACAGGCCTTGCCGTTCACACTTGCGACGAAGGTTTCACGCTGCGTTGGAAGCCCGATCCGGTCATCAATGCGGAACGCCGGCGTGGCATCGGATTGGCGGTTGGACTGGAGGGCGTCGGTGGGAACAAGCCAAGCGCCTTGGTGCATGGTTCCGCACCACAGCCCGTCGTCAGTCACGACCAATGAGCGCACTTCGTCCTGAATCCCAAAGAGATTCATTTCCATTGTCCAGTCTGGCCCGCGCCGCGTCAGGCGGTGCAACCCGCGGCGCGCGCCGACATAGACGCGCTCAGGGCGGACCGGGTCCTGGCAGAAGGCATAGGCCCGTCCTTCAAAGTCGAGCTTCTTGACTTGTGACACGCCGTCCTTGCCCAAGGCAATCACATACAGACCGCCGCCGCCAGCCACGAGCATGTCGGGTCCATGTGTCACCATGTGCCAGCAGTCGTCATTCAGACCAACAACGCGGACAAATCGCGCCTGCCCGCGCACCGGGGCCGTTGGAAAGGTGGTGGTGAGTTCAAAGAGTCCGCCAAGCGTTCCGGCGTACAGGCGACCGGCATGGCGGTGGAGCGCGAAGACCCGGCCTTCGAGGCCATTGGATTCATCAAAGTATGACAGCGGCGAACAGGCTTCGATGCGCGCGACGCCATTGCGGTGAGCGGCCCACAGTCCGCCCTGGTGATCGCTATACACCCAGTGCACGGAGGGCGATCCTAGCCCGGCCTGGCGTCCGATGACTTCACCTATGCGTCCTTCGCGGTCGCAGATAACAACGCCGACATGGTTGCTTCCGAGAGCGATGCGCCCATCGGCGAGCAAGCAGGCGTGGTTGATGTCGAGTGGGCGTTCCAGCCGTGGCGTCAGTGGAAAATCAGTGATCTCGCCCGTGGCTGGTTGGTAAAGCCGCAATCCGTCTTCTTGCGTGACGGCCAGAAGGTGGGTTGCGTCAAACGGTAGGAGCGCACACACCCGCCGCTCAGCAAAGTGTTCGCCACCAAGGGCGAGACGCAAGACTTCATCGTTGCCGAGTTGCAGGAGTCCGACATGGCGCTGGTGAACGTATAGCCGGCCGGCGATCCAGTGACTCCAAACAAAGTCATCCCGCGCAACGCTGCCGTCGGGTTCGTGTACGTGAACGTCCTCGCCAACGAGGTGAAAGAGATACCGATAGGACTGGAAGAACATGCCCTCCGGTGTCGCCCAAGTTCGCCAAACCGAGCCAAAGCGCCGCTTGGCAGGGGGGATGCGTTCCAGGAGCGAGACAAACTGCGCCGTCCCGTTTGGCGTGGCGGTGAGATAGCCAAATTCGTTTTCCGCGCCAATATAAACCCGGTTGTCCGGAGCAATGGCCACCGACCGAACCGTGGCGCTGTTGGGCATCGTCAAGCGCTGCCAGCGGGCGCCATCATAGATAACCAGTCCGGCATCATTGGCAAAGTACAGCACCCCCTGGGCGTCCTGAGCGATATGCCACATTTGCGGCAGGGACTGAAACTCATCTTGTCCATAGTTTTGGACAAAACGTGCGCCCCGTTCACTTGGTTGTTGGGCGAGTGGGGCAAGCGGCGGTGGAAGCGCGGCTGGGCGGCCAAGTTGGGCTTGGGTATGCCACCCCCAGCTAACGAGCCAGAGCAGCGTCCACAATCCGCCCCAGCCCAGCTTGCCTCCACCGCGGTCACTTCTCCGGCGTGCCATGGCCAACGTTAGCCCGATGTCTCACGGGAGAACGGCAAATTTGATGCAGTCCCCCCGTTGTAGCTCGTCCAGCGCCTCGCCAAGCCGTTCAAGCGGATAGTCGGCCGTGATGAGTTGGCCCCAGGCGACACGGCGTTCAATCAAAAGCTGCCGCGCCTGCCGGACAGCCCGCGGCGTCATGTGGAATGGACTCCGCAGTGTGATTTCGTCGTAATGGATGCGCTCGGTGTCAAAGGTCACGGTCGTGCCCCGCTTGCAACCGCCAAAGAAGATGACATCACCACCCCGCCGGACAAGTTGGACGGCAAGTTCCCAGATCTGCGGCTGCCCGGTGCATTCGATGACGAGGTCCGCGCCGCGTCCGTTGGTCAAGTCATGAACGTGTTCCGGGAGCGTTTCAGCTTCAAAGGGAATGGTCTGGGCCGCGCCGATGGCGCGCGCGACCGCCTGACGGTAGGCGCGGCGTCCGGCCACAATGATGTTTTCCACGCCCCGCGCCTTGAGTGCCGCCACGTGGAGCAGGGCAATGGCGCCGTTGCCCAGCACGACTACGGTATCGTCCTCGCGGGTAGTGACGGCTGCCAGCCCGTGAACGACGCAGGCAAGCGGCTCCATGAGGGCAGCTTCGCGGTAGGGAAGGCTGTCCGGCTTGGGATACATGTTGTGCCGGACGATGCGCTCTGGAATCCGAATATATTCAGCGTAGGCGCCAAGCACCATGGTGGACATGATGGTGTCGCATAGGTTCTCCTGCCCGCGTCGGCAGTAGTAGCACTCGCCACATGGCGCGGAGTGGGTGGACATCACCACGTCGCCTTCCTTGAAGCGCGTCACGCCGGCACCCACTTTGGCAATCACGCCGGCGAATTCGTGGCCAAACAGGGTTGGGGTGGGAAACTTCGGATGTCCGCGGAGAAAGGCTTTCAAGTCTGTGCCACAGGTGAGCGCCGTCATGACCTTGACCACGACACCGCCCGGCTCTGGGTCAGGGATGGGGACATGCTGCATTTCAATCGTGCCGGGTTCGATGAGAACGTTGGCACGCATAAGCGTCGAATGCTCTGGCATAAGTTTTCGAGGTTCGTGAATGTCGTCGGGAATGTCGTCGGATTGTTCGTGGGATGACTCGCGCTCCAGTATCATTCAGTATTCTGTTCGGGCAAGTTGAGACGGGCAAGCTATTTGCGCTGCACCCGTAGCATGAACGGGGTTGACCATGGTAGCGTCTGGGGCGTCCTGCGCATTGTTCCTGGTCTGCTTTGACAGCGAGCTTGAAGGGAGGCGTTTTGGGGAACGCCTCTCAAAGTTCTGGAGTTGGGATGTCCACGTTACCAAAGCGTCGCCCGCGCCGCGCGACCAATCTAACGCCAGAGCCGCTCTATCGGTTGGGAACGGCCTTCTGGAGTAGCGGCGTTCTGTTCACGGCTCACCGGTTGGCTGTGTTTGAAATCCTGGAAACTCGTCCGCGAACCGCGTCTGAAGTCGCCGGTGCGTGCGGACTCATGGCGATAGGCGCTGAAAAGCTGCTGGCCGCCTGCGCGAGTCTGGGGCTGGTCGTCAGCGACGAGGCCGGCCGCTACCATAACAGTCCATTGACCGCTACGTTTCTGGTTCCCGGCAAGCCGGCTTACCAGGGACACCTGCTGGCTTACTTCGCCGACTTGTGGACGCGCTTTGGCGAACTGGATTACCTGTTGCGAACCGGCGAAATCGGCCCACGCGAAGCAGCGTTTACCTTGGTCCGGCCGGACGACGAGCGGCAAACAGCCGAGCGCGCGTGGGTCCTGGCGATGCACGAAATTGCGGTCGGGGGGCAAGCCCTGGCTCTGAGTCGGGCCGTTGACTTGAGTGGCTACACCCGGTTGCTTGATGTGAGCGGTGGGGCTGGCTCGTACGCCGTGCGCTTCGCCGAGCAGTATCCGCAACTGACGGCCGAGGTGCTTGATCTCCCGGAAGTCATCGCCGTGGCGAGCGAGTTGATTCAGCAATCCGCGGTGAGCGACCGAGTCCACACCCGGTCGGGCGACTTCATCAATGCGGATTATGGGCAGGGCTACGATGTCGTATTGCTGTCAGGCGTTCTCCACGGCCTTGGCGAGCGCCACATCCAGCGCGTGCTCAAGAAGACCTATGCCGCGCTGAATCCGGGTGGCTGCGTCGTCGTCCAGGAGCTGACACCAGACGCCCCCTCACCGGCCGCCGCCCAATTTGCCACGCTTTTTGGACTCAACATGATGTCTGGTGCCACATATTCGTCCGAGCAACTTGCCCTCTGGCTCAACCAATCCGGGTTTTTACGGATTGCCATGACGCCACTTGAGCAAGCGTGGTGGTTCGATCATGTGATTGTGGGCTACAAGCCCTGAGCCATTGTCCCTTGGG
It contains:
- a CDS encoding SpoIIE family protein phosphatase, which translates into the protein MARRRSDRGGGKLGWGGLWTLLWLVSWGWHTQAQLGRPAALPPPLAPLAQQPSERGARFVQNYGQDEFQSLPQMWHIAQDAQGVLYFANDAGLVIYDGARWQRLTMPNSATVRSVAIAPDNRVYIGAENEFGYLTATPNGTAQFVSLLERIPPAKRRFGSVWRTWATPEGMFFQSYRYLFHLVGEDVHVHEPDGSVARDDFVWSHWIAGRLYVHQRHVGLLQLGNDEVLRLALGGEHFAERRVCALLPFDATHLLAVTQEDGLRLYQPATGEITDFPLTPRLERPLDINHACLLADGRIALGSNHVGVVICDREGRIGEVIGRQAGLGSPSVHWVYSDHQGGLWAAHRNGVARIEACSPLSYFDESNGLEGRVFALHRHAGRLYAGTLGGLFELTTTFPTAPVRGQARFVRVVGLNDDCWHMVTHGPDMLVAGGGGLYVIALGKDGVSQVKKLDFEGRAYAFCQDPVRPERVYVGARRGLHRLTRRGPDWTMEMNLFGIQDEVRSLVVTDDGLWCGTMHQGAWLVPTDALQSNRQSDATPAFRIDDRIGLPTQRETFVASVNGKACLATQRGVYVFDPQRRSLALASDFSALGEVPVFRIGADAAGDLWYAKDFAERGRLRPGQDGKPQVDAQVLRLPPAGLLRAIRCEADGVVWLGGDKGLFRYEPTAAQPFGNQGHTLLRRLEAGNGQALFAGYGDVPSGPLVIPYESNRLRCEVALTAFPRERQHLFRFRLDGSDRQWSAWSTETVKEYTNLREGIYTLQVEAQDLYGRLQAAVPVRIRILPPWYRTWWAYTLATVVLGGLAVAGVRFRERILVQRNRALERLVSERTSEITRQRDEILDSIRYAERIQKAVLPTPADLRRYVPESFVLYEPRDIVSGDFYWVQPVEDGIIIVVGDCTGHGVPGAFMSLISNDLLNQIVIERGITDPAAILNELDAGIIAALSQGVGDGIGRVDDGLDAGIVCLDQRRQRLRYAGARRPLYIAHDGVLTEIKGDLRSVGGSRRERRFTGHEVQLEVGAMLYLATDGFADQNDGQGKKYGTRRFKSLLCALCHHPVAEQRERLQQALREHAGTERLRDDVTIVGIRL
- a CDS encoding zinc-dependent alcohol dehydrogenase, with amino-acid sequence MRANVLIEPGTIEMQHVPIPDPEPGGVVVKVMTALTCGTDLKAFLRGHPKFPTPTLFGHEFAGVIAKVGAGVTRFKEGDVVMSTHSAPCGECYYCRRGQENLCDTIMSTMVLGAYAEYIRIPERIVRHNMYPKPDSLPYREAALMEPLACVVHGLAAVTTREDDTVVVLGNGAIALLHVAALKARGVENIIVAGRRAYRQAVARAIGAAQTIPFEAETLPEHVHDLTNGRGADLVIECTGQPQIWELAVQLVRRGGDVIFFGGCKRGTTVTFDTERIHYDEITLRSPFHMTPRAVRQARQLLIERRVAWGQLITADYPLERLGEALDELQRGDCIKFAVLP
- a CDS encoding methyltransferase — translated: MSTLPKRRPRRATNLTPEPLYRLGTAFWSSGVLFTAHRLAVFEILETRPRTASEVAGACGLMAIGAEKLLAACASLGLVVSDEAGRYHNSPLTATFLVPGKPAYQGHLLAYFADLWTRFGELDYLLRTGEIGPREAAFTLVRPDDERQTAERAWVLAMHEIAVGGQALALSRAVDLSGYTRLLDVSGGAGSYAVRFAEQYPQLTAEVLDLPEVIAVASELIQQSAVSDRVHTRSGDFINADYGQGYDVVLLSGVLHGLGERHIQRVLKKTYAALNPGGCVVVQELTPDAPSPAAAQFATLFGLNMMSGATYSSEQLALWLNQSGFLRIAMTPLEQAWWFDHVIVGYKP